The following coding sequences lie in one Alloacidobacterium dinghuense genomic window:
- a CDS encoding GH116 family glycosyl-hydrolase, with the protein MTDKSKLDRREFLRHAAGAVGASTQIGQWPGQELSQDEEAKSRRAVTTQADEEIHFPRQFRGRQLKMISFPLGGVAAGSIGLGGRGQLCNWEIFNRPNKGFRPPYAFASIWVQAGSQKPVARVLESRLLPPYEGQDGLGSENAPGLSRLEAAVFTGGYPLAHIDFQDRSLPVQVELEAFSPFIPHEPDDSGLPVAILRYRVTNSGHGAAKVSIAYSLDNPVKTSERNHDKRLNEFRSTGSAVGLLMSNPGLAADDPMAGSFALAAMPSAGAQVSHWVGWPKGRWWNSPLLFWDQFSKEGDLGAQPEPFDSVGVLCLQNTILPGHSASFQFILSWHFPNRTPEWCGWTAPPGEEKTVIGNYYATRFKDAWESVTYAARNLDSLESRTRMFVNAFNVSTLPAAIKDAASANLSTLGTTTCFLTADGEFHGFEGSDDKLGCCFGNCAHVWNYETATTFLFPSFARSLRKSAFGYSMDEAGAIHFRQLLPDGKARSGFAAADGQMGQIIHAWLDWKLSGDDAWLRGIWPRVKKALEFAWAPDGWDANRDGVLEGVQHNTYDVEFYGPNPMCGIYYLGALHACDEMARAVGDNSSASEYERLFEEGQRWIDTNLFNGEYYVQKIRGFRKEEIAPNLTSNMGSENTEAPEYQVGNGCLVDQLVGQYLVDVGGMGALTSQENIRTTLRSIYRYNHKRSLADHDNVERTYALNEESAVVVCDYGKAERPHIPFPYYAEAWTGLEYTIAALMISWGMADEGIEIVQNARLRFDGEKRNPWDEAECGHHYARAMSSWSAFMSISGFSYDGTRAAVVATPRLPHSGFKCFWATGTGWGTFSYQGQASAVQFRLKVLAGNLRCRSLEISAAGTAAIVHYGGEILLSHAAKSGENLIVTLQDVANLSAGSELRIEALI; encoded by the coding sequence ATGACAGATAAGTCGAAGCTGGATCGGCGGGAATTTCTGCGGCACGCGGCTGGCGCCGTCGGCGCGTCAACCCAAATCGGACAGTGGCCCGGACAAGAGCTGAGCCAAGATGAGGAGGCCAAGAGCAGGCGAGCCGTAACTACGCAGGCGGATGAGGAAATTCATTTCCCGAGGCAGTTTCGTGGTCGCCAGCTCAAAATGATTTCTTTCCCGTTGGGTGGAGTAGCCGCTGGCAGCATTGGCTTAGGCGGACGCGGACAGCTTTGCAATTGGGAGATTTTTAATCGTCCGAATAAGGGATTTCGCCCGCCCTACGCGTTTGCATCCATTTGGGTACAGGCGGGAAGTCAGAAACCTGTTGCCCGTGTTCTCGAGTCGCGTCTTCTTCCACCATATGAGGGACAGGACGGGCTGGGCTCAGAAAACGCTCCCGGTCTGAGTCGTCTTGAAGCTGCGGTTTTTACCGGGGGATATCCTCTGGCTCACATTGACTTTCAGGATCGATCACTGCCGGTGCAAGTGGAACTCGAAGCCTTCTCGCCATTCATTCCTCATGAGCCGGACGATTCAGGATTACCCGTAGCTATTCTGCGCTATCGCGTAACAAATTCTGGTCACGGGGCGGCAAAAGTCAGCATTGCATATTCCCTGGACAATCCCGTGAAGACAAGCGAGAGGAATCATGACAAGCGCCTCAATGAGTTTCGGTCAACGGGGAGTGCAGTAGGGCTTTTGATGTCCAATCCTGGTTTGGCGGCTGACGATCCTATGGCTGGCAGTTTCGCATTGGCGGCGATGCCGAGTGCCGGCGCCCAGGTCTCACATTGGGTCGGATGGCCAAAAGGTCGGTGGTGGAATTCGCCGCTGCTCTTCTGGGACCAGTTTTCGAAAGAAGGAGATTTAGGAGCGCAGCCAGAGCCCTTTGATTCGGTTGGAGTCCTGTGTTTGCAGAACACGATCCTGCCGGGGCATTCTGCAAGTTTTCAATTCATACTAAGCTGGCATTTTCCGAACCGCACGCCAGAGTGGTGCGGTTGGACGGCGCCTCCGGGAGAAGAGAAGACGGTTATCGGCAATTACTATGCCACCCGCTTCAAAGATGCCTGGGAATCTGTAACCTACGCAGCCAGGAATCTGGATAGCCTGGAATCGCGAACACGGATGTTTGTCAATGCGTTCAACGTAAGCACACTGCCTGCTGCGATAAAGGATGCGGCCAGTGCAAACCTCTCGACGTTAGGGACAACAACGTGTTTCCTCACTGCCGACGGGGAATTCCACGGCTTTGAAGGCAGCGACGACAAGCTGGGGTGTTGCTTCGGAAACTGCGCGCATGTGTGGAACTACGAGACGGCGACGACGTTCCTCTTTCCTTCGTTTGCAAGGTCTCTGCGCAAAAGTGCCTTTGGCTATTCCATGGACGAAGCAGGCGCGATTCATTTTCGACAACTGTTGCCCGACGGCAAGGCGCGTTCCGGATTTGCGGCGGCGGATGGCCAGATGGGTCAGATCATCCACGCGTGGCTCGACTGGAAGCTTTCCGGAGACGACGCATGGTTGCGTGGCATCTGGCCGCGCGTGAAAAAGGCTCTCGAGTTTGCCTGGGCGCCGGACGGATGGGATGCAAATCGCGATGGCGTTCTAGAAGGCGTCCAACACAACACATACGACGTTGAGTTTTACGGTCCGAATCCGATGTGCGGCATTTATTATCTGGGCGCGTTGCATGCATGCGATGAGATGGCGCGAGCTGTAGGCGACAACTCCTCCGCGAGCGAATACGAACGTCTGTTTGAAGAAGGGCAACGGTGGATCGACACGAATTTGTTTAATGGCGAATATTACGTCCAGAAGATTCGTGGATTCCGAAAGGAGGAGATCGCACCGAATTTGACCAGTAACATGGGCTCAGAAAACACAGAAGCCCCCGAGTATCAGGTAGGCAACGGTTGTCTGGTTGATCAACTGGTCGGGCAGTATCTGGTTGATGTGGGAGGCATGGGAGCGCTGACATCTCAAGAAAATATACGCACAACCCTGCGATCTATTTACCGGTATAACCACAAGCGATCGCTTGCCGACCACGACAATGTAGAGCGCACGTACGCGCTCAACGAAGAATCGGCAGTCGTTGTCTGTGACTACGGAAAGGCCGAACGACCGCATATTCCGTTCCCGTACTATGCCGAGGCGTGGACGGGACTGGAATACACAATTGCGGCATTGATGATTTCGTGGGGCATGGCTGATGAGGGGATCGAGATCGTGCAGAATGCCCGCCTGCGCTTCGACGGCGAAAAACGGAATCCATGGGACGAAGCCGAGTGTGGACATCATTATGCTCGAGCCATGTCATCCTGGTCGGCCTTCATGTCGATCAGCGGATTCAGCTATGACGGTACGAGAGCAGCGGTAGTCGCAACGCCACGACTTCCTCATTCCGGATTCAAGTGCTTCTGGGCAACTGGAACGGGTTGGGGCACATTTTCCTATCAAGGCCAGGCAAGTGCTGTGCAATTCAGACTGAAAGTTCTCGCAGGTAATCTTCGCTGCCGCTCCCTTGAGATCTCAGCGGCGGGAACAGCAGCAATTGTGCACTACGGCGGAGAAATATTGCTGAGTCATGCAGCGAAATCTGGTGAGAATTTGATCGTGACGCTCCAGGACGTAGCGAATCTGTCGGCTGGTAGCGAACTGCGAATTGAAGCACTGATATGA
- a CDS encoding alpha-L-arabinofuranosidase C-terminal domain-containing protein, with translation MSRKTFAKFIVPTICLVVSAVVCAQTGEAPAILTIQVDKPVSKVSPTLYGLMTEEINFSYDGGLYAEMVRNRTFRPNRSNVPNWILVEDGSAQARMSIDQGTGPSEALPHSLRLDVARADESNPAGVLNEGYWGMPLRPNTTYQGSFYAKEDSTVVGPVTIGLIANQSGKVLATTTISGVTTDWKQYTFTLKTAAIEPSAANHLVLTVAHPGALWLSLVSLFPPTYRDRVNGNRIDLMEKLGAMHPAFLRFPGGNYLEGDHIPERYEWKKTIGPLVDRPTHPSPWRYHSSDGLGLLEFLEWCEDLKMQPVLAVYAGYSMAQEHVNPGTDLDPYVQDALDEIEYVVGGTDTKWGAVRAKNGHPEPFQLNYVEIGNEDFFDRSGSYDGRYAQFYKVIKAKYPDLQLIATTPVKSIRPDVVDDHYYRRATEFFNDTTHYDKTDRTGPKIFVGEWATREGSPTPNFGAALGDAAWMTGMERNSDIIVMAAYAPLFVNVNPGGMQWETDLIGYDAMRSYGSPSYYAQVMFADYVGDETLASSLENGGPKLFYSITRDSKDKRLYLKLVNASSKSQTVDIKFSGANLASTGKLVSLEAHDTQATNTIDQPNNIVPVESTLPNVGSTLHHTMPAYSIQVLSLDQR, from the coding sequence ATGTCAAGGAAAACGTTTGCCAAATTCATAGTCCCGACGATCTGCCTCGTCGTATCGGCAGTAGTGTGTGCACAAACTGGAGAGGCGCCCGCCATCCTGACAATTCAGGTCGATAAGCCTGTGTCGAAGGTGAGCCCGACGCTATATGGGCTGATGACGGAAGAGATCAACTTCTCCTATGATGGCGGCCTCTATGCGGAGATGGTTCGCAACCGGACCTTCCGGCCTAACAGGTCGAACGTTCCGAACTGGATCCTTGTTGAAGATGGTTCTGCGCAAGCAAGAATGAGCATCGACCAGGGCACGGGGCCAAGCGAAGCGCTTCCACACAGCCTTCGCCTTGATGTTGCCAGAGCTGATGAGTCAAATCCGGCCGGCGTTCTCAACGAAGGTTACTGGGGAATGCCGCTGCGTCCCAATACCACCTATCAAGGCTCTTTCTATGCCAAGGAAGACTCGACAGTTGTTGGGCCCGTGACGATCGGCCTCATCGCTAATCAGAGTGGAAAGGTTCTCGCCACGACTACGATTTCGGGGGTCACCACAGACTGGAAGCAATACACCTTCACCCTAAAGACTGCAGCGATTGAGCCGTCAGCTGCAAATCACCTGGTGCTCACAGTTGCACATCCCGGCGCACTTTGGCTAAGCCTCGTTTCGCTGTTTCCTCCTACTTACCGTGACCGAGTCAACGGCAATCGCATTGACCTGATGGAGAAGCTAGGGGCCATGCATCCCGCCTTTCTGCGTTTCCCTGGCGGCAACTATCTCGAAGGCGATCACATACCCGAGCGCTATGAGTGGAAGAAGACCATCGGACCGCTCGTTGATAGGCCGACGCATCCCAGCCCATGGCGCTATCATTCATCGGATGGTCTTGGCCTGCTTGAGTTCCTGGAATGGTGTGAAGACCTGAAGATGCAGCCGGTGCTTGCAGTCTATGCGGGATACTCGATGGCGCAGGAGCATGTGAATCCGGGAACAGATCTTGATCCTTATGTTCAAGACGCTCTGGATGAGATTGAGTACGTCGTCGGTGGGACGGACACGAAGTGGGGTGCGGTTCGCGCGAAGAATGGACACCCGGAACCGTTCCAGCTGAACTATGTCGAAATCGGTAACGAGGATTTCTTCGATCGCTCCGGTAGTTACGATGGGCGCTATGCGCAGTTCTATAAGGTGATTAAGGCGAAATACCCTGATTTACAGCTGATCGCGACAACGCCTGTGAAAAGTATTCGCCCTGATGTAGTCGATGATCACTACTACAGGCGCGCAACAGAATTCTTCAATGACACAACGCACTACGACAAGACAGATCGCACCGGGCCCAAGATCTTTGTGGGTGAGTGGGCGACGCGTGAAGGTTCCCCGACACCGAACTTTGGTGCGGCACTGGGTGACGCCGCATGGATGACGGGGATGGAGCGGAACAGCGACATTATTGTGATGGCCGCGTATGCGCCGTTGTTCGTGAACGTGAATCCCGGCGGTATGCAATGGGAAACGGATCTTATCGGCTATGACGCGATGCGCAGCTACGGTTCGCCCAGCTATTACGCGCAGGTGATGTTTGCAGATTACGTCGGCGACGAGACACTTGCATCCAGTCTGGAAAATGGAGGGCCGAAACTGTTCTACTCGATCACGCGGGACTCGAAGGACAAGCGGCTTTATCTGAAGCTGGTGAACGCGTCTTCAAAATCGCAGACAGTCGACATCAAGTTCTCAGGCGCAAATCTCGCGAGCACCGGAAAACTGGTGAGTTTAGAAGCGCACGACACGCAAGCTACCAACACGATCGATCAGCCTAACAATATTGTTCCGGTTGAAAGCACGCTGCCGAATGTGGGCAGCACTCTACATCACACCATGCCGGCATATTCAATTCAGGTGCTGTCGTTGGATCAGCGCTGA
- a CDS encoding GTP-binding protein, with the protein MNAPLQVKRPWIVVVGGFLGAGKTSLILTAADLLARKGFRSAVTLNDQGSELVDTRHAEMRGITSGEVTGGCFCCKFSELIGVMDKIRGHSPDVIFAEPVGSCTDLVATVLSPLLQEFGSYRIAPLTVLVDPARVAVLFTSDGDNDNAFLFRKQLQEADLVCITKSDINQRDVAPISNIKTRYVSAKTGQGVQAWLDEILSGDLIAGAKSLEIDYERYAQAEASLAWLNLSFSFEPETPFTPASVIGPFMDHLDHALTAADIAIAHLKIFGNSSSGWLKAAICANGEEPVVEGDLDASPAPIHEVVLNLRATGDPAQVRDVVEEQLQYLAGKRYHERLDCFSPAPPKPERRNLRL; encoded by the coding sequence ATGAACGCACCACTTCAAGTGAAGAGACCATGGATTGTAGTCGTGGGCGGCTTTCTGGGAGCAGGAAAGACGAGCCTCATTCTGACTGCTGCCGACCTTCTTGCGCGGAAAGGATTTCGTAGTGCGGTCACTCTGAATGACCAGGGCAGCGAATTAGTAGATACACGTCATGCAGAAATGCGCGGTATTACCTCCGGAGAAGTCACAGGAGGATGCTTCTGCTGCAAGTTTTCTGAATTGATTGGAGTGATGGATAAAATACGCGGGCATTCGCCAGATGTCATCTTTGCGGAGCCCGTTGGGAGTTGCACTGACCTCGTGGCGACGGTCCTTTCTCCGCTCTTGCAAGAGTTCGGCAGTTACAGAATTGCGCCGTTGACTGTGCTCGTTGATCCAGCGAGAGTTGCCGTATTGTTTACCAGTGATGGCGATAACGACAACGCATTCCTGTTTCGGAAGCAGCTACAGGAAGCCGATCTGGTTTGTATCACCAAATCGGACATAAATCAGAGGGATGTAGCTCCCATTTCGAACATAAAGACCAGATATGTAAGTGCAAAGACCGGTCAAGGCGTCCAGGCATGGCTGGATGAAATTCTATCTGGTGATCTCATAGCAGGTGCAAAATCACTGGAGATTGACTATGAGCGATATGCACAAGCGGAGGCATCCTTAGCATGGCTCAATCTTAGCTTCAGTTTTGAGCCTGAGACTCCGTTTACTCCAGCTTCGGTAATTGGTCCTTTTATGGATCATCTAGATCACGCACTTACGGCCGCGGATATTGCAATTGCGCATTTGAAGATTTTTGGCAACTCGTCCTCCGGATGGTTAAAGGCGGCGATATGCGCCAATGGAGAGGAGCCTGTTGTAGAGGGAGACTTAGATGCTTCGCCGGCGCCCATACATGAGGTGGTTTTGAATTTGCGTGCAACCGGAGACCCGGCACAAGTGCGAGATGTTGTTGAAGAGCAATTGCAATATCTCGCGGGCAAGAGATACCACGAGCGGCTGGATTGCTTTAGCCCCGCGCCCCCAAAGCCAGAACGAAGGAATCTGAGGTTGTAG
- a CDS encoding TonB-dependent receptor, with translation MLRSRFILASVVILALTLAPRSWAQENATITGTVLDPSGAVVPNAAISLTNPATGQVRQTVSNNDGIYLFANVGVGNFTLSASAGGFVNYTRTGISVNTGQTLKEDVKLTIGAAGQTITVQADALQIQTETNELSNLISGQQVTQLATNGRNVTALAALGMGKSNNLPLFSGVNALTSANGISFNGTRVTHNIYMLDGGELNDRGCGGCFSSLPSMDALAEFQTLDSNYGPDYGIGSGGTILMVLKQGTHDFHGAVWYFNRNEDYDANNYFINFAGKPRPEFRLNEPGFNIGGPVWIPHVYNEGKTKTFFFVNEEWRRLIQGSSPNVVNDIAAANFPTAGQSLAYQVPANGKIPIVPVTTDPAKQALYTQDGLTPGQPFPNNTIPANLMDPNALLELNAGTFPKPNLGTNQYISSIPQPTDVREDVVRIDHNFSSKFQFSGHYLHDAVTQTYYPPLWGDSTYPTVGTAMLNPSWSSSLKLTQTYTPSLLNETSFLFSGNTINLDPVGISAQPSGWSASSFFPLANNVGSRMPEIDLQAPYSVNWSSSYYPWKNSYFGYEPRDDVSWTHGKHQFKFGFSWLHAVKNQQLQANTQGTAVFNNSSFAQDSYVNFLLGDAASFTQLQFLAGKHWVNNNYGFYANDNWKIIPRLTLNIGLRFDGLPHAFERFDQFANFVPADYDTTQGYPLNPDGTLNPASLTSFNNQPFYLNGIREAGVNGFPRGNVQNRYDTWQPRVGFAYDVTGDGKTVLRGGFGMFFERVQGNDVYNAALNPPFAYQPSANNVYFSNPNSSALTGSTTSQTFPSTLTNLKYQYSPPGTAMYSLGVQRQVAPSIVAVLQYVGSLGWDQNDDRQINTLPLTDPAVGYAKRQAVATNTANVALGIQPNANLYRIFPGFSGVQQEENETNFNYNSLQAGLRIENRHGWTVQFSYTWSHELDEVSNDLNQLTNPFNAHYDYGSGAFDRRNIFNASYIYNLPWFLHSSNTAERTILGGWVFSGITFAQSGLPQPINYTGPDSLGLGGNGATNRENQVTGVSYPKKQTAWFSTSSFANPVAPWNGGTNQGFGNSGKDAVILPGLFNFNMSLFKNIPLTSNEAGPKLELRFESYNTFNHTQFQGIDANSSDGNFGQVTSSYDARRLQLGAKFFF, from the coding sequence ATGCTTCGTTCTCGATTCATATTGGCGAGTGTCGTTATCCTCGCCCTGACACTTGCGCCACGCAGTTGGGCGCAGGAAAACGCAACCATAACCGGAACAGTACTGGATCCCAGCGGTGCCGTTGTTCCGAATGCCGCCATTTCGCTTACCAATCCTGCAACTGGCCAGGTAAGGCAAACCGTATCCAACAACGATGGTATTTATCTGTTTGCCAACGTAGGCGTTGGCAATTTCACACTGAGCGCATCAGCGGGCGGCTTTGTGAATTACACCAGGACCGGCATCTCAGTGAACACCGGCCAGACTCTGAAAGAAGATGTCAAGCTTACGATTGGCGCTGCCGGCCAAACGATCACTGTCCAGGCAGACGCACTGCAGATTCAAACGGAAACCAACGAACTCAGCAACCTCATCAGTGGTCAGCAGGTCACGCAGTTGGCAACCAACGGTCGCAACGTGACCGCGCTTGCAGCCTTGGGCATGGGCAAATCGAATAATTTGCCGTTGTTTAGCGGCGTGAATGCTCTCACCTCCGCTAACGGTATCAGCTTCAATGGAACCCGCGTAACCCACAACATCTACATGCTGGATGGAGGCGAACTGAACGACCGCGGCTGCGGCGGCTGCTTCAGTTCCCTGCCCTCGATGGACGCACTCGCGGAATTTCAAACGCTCGACAGCAATTATGGCCCTGATTACGGCATCGGCTCTGGCGGGACCATCCTGATGGTTCTCAAACAGGGCACCCACGACTTCCATGGCGCAGTCTGGTACTTCAACCGGAATGAGGACTACGACGCCAACAACTACTTCATTAACTTCGCCGGCAAACCGCGGCCCGAGTTCCGTCTAAATGAACCCGGCTTCAACATCGGCGGCCCCGTGTGGATTCCCCACGTCTATAACGAAGGAAAAACCAAAACATTCTTCTTTGTGAATGAAGAGTGGCGAAGACTCATTCAAGGAAGTTCGCCCAACGTTGTGAACGATATTGCTGCGGCGAATTTCCCGACTGCAGGACAGTCATTGGCATATCAAGTTCCGGCTAACGGAAAGATTCCGATCGTCCCCGTCACTACTGATCCAGCCAAGCAGGCCCTATACACGCAGGATGGTTTGACTCCTGGCCAGCCATTCCCGAACAACACCATTCCTGCCAACCTGATGGATCCCAACGCACTCCTCGAGTTGAATGCGGGCACATTCCCAAAGCCAAACCTCGGAACCAATCAATACATCTCGTCGATTCCCCAGCCTACCGACGTTCGTGAAGACGTCGTGCGCATCGACCACAACTTCAGTTCGAAGTTCCAGTTCAGTGGCCATTACCTGCACGATGCAGTTACCCAGACGTACTACCCACCGCTGTGGGGTGACAGCACGTACCCAACCGTGGGCACAGCCATGCTCAACCCCTCGTGGTCCTCGAGTTTGAAACTCACGCAGACCTATACCCCGTCGCTGCTGAATGAGACCTCGTTCCTCTTCAGTGGCAACACCATCAATCTTGATCCTGTTGGCATTTCAGCGCAGCCATCCGGATGGTCGGCGAGCAGCTTCTTCCCATTGGCAAACAATGTCGGAAGTCGTATGCCAGAGATCGACCTGCAAGCTCCATACAGCGTCAACTGGAGTTCCAGCTACTACCCATGGAAAAATTCGTACTTTGGTTATGAACCTCGGGACGACGTGTCGTGGACGCATGGAAAGCATCAGTTCAAGTTCGGATTTAGTTGGTTGCACGCCGTTAAGAATCAGCAACTGCAGGCCAATACGCAGGGCACGGCAGTGTTCAACAACAGCAGTTTTGCCCAGGATTCGTATGTCAACTTCCTGCTGGGCGATGCCGCTAGCTTTACTCAGCTGCAGTTTCTTGCCGGCAAGCACTGGGTGAACAATAACTATGGCTTTTACGCTAACGACAACTGGAAAATCATTCCGCGTTTGACTCTCAACATCGGACTTCGCTTCGATGGACTACCGCACGCCTTCGAACGATTCGACCAATTCGCGAATTTCGTTCCCGCGGATTACGACACGACCCAAGGGTATCCGCTCAATCCAGACGGAACCCTGAACCCCGCTTCACTCACGAGCTTTAACAACCAGCCGTTCTACCTCAATGGCATCCGCGAGGCCGGAGTGAATGGTTTCCCCCGCGGAAACGTTCAGAATCGGTACGACACCTGGCAGCCGAGAGTCGGTTTTGCCTACGATGTCACCGGAGACGGAAAGACTGTACTCAGGGGCGGATTTGGCATGTTCTTTGAGCGTGTCCAGGGCAACGATGTATACAACGCAGCCTTGAATCCACCCTTTGCCTATCAGCCTTCCGCCAACAATGTTTACTTCTCCAACCCAAATAGCAGCGCTCTGACTGGAAGCACAACATCTCAAACATTTCCATCGACTCTTACCAACCTCAAGTATCAGTACTCGCCTCCGGGAACTGCAATGTATAGCCTCGGAGTACAACGGCAGGTAGCACCATCGATAGTCGCCGTCTTGCAATATGTTGGTTCGTTGGGTTGGGACCAGAACGACGATCGACAGATTAATACCCTGCCATTAACCGATCCCGCGGTGGGTTATGCCAAACGGCAGGCAGTCGCCACCAACACTGCCAATGTTGCTCTTGGCATTCAACCAAACGCCAACCTGTACCGAATTTTCCCCGGCTTCAGCGGCGTCCAGCAGGAGGAGAATGAAACCAATTTCAACTACAACTCACTCCAGGCAGGTTTGCGTATAGAGAACCGGCACGGATGGACAGTGCAGTTCTCCTACACCTGGTCACACGAGCTCGACGAGGTGAGCAACGATCTAAATCAACTTACAAACCCCTTCAATGCGCATTACGACTATGGGTCTGGCGCCTTCGATCGACGCAACATCTTCAACGCTAGCTACATCTACAATCTTCCCTGGTTCCTGCACAGCTCAAACACGGCTGAGCGCACGATCCTCGGAGGATGGGTGTTCTCTGGAATTACATTCGCGCAATCGGGGCTACCCCAGCCGATCAACTACACAGGGCCTGATTCACTTGGACTAGGTGGCAACGGCGCTACGAACCGTGAGAACCAGGTAACAGGTGTGTCCTACCCCAAGAAGCAGACTGCCTGGTTTAGCACAAGCTCCTTCGCAAATCCAGTCGCCCCGTGGAATGGTGGCACAAATCAAGGGTTCGGGAACTCGGGAAAAGATGCGGTTATCCTGCCCGGACTCTTCAACTTCAACATGTCGCTGTTCAAGAACATTCCGCTTACTTCAAACGAAGCCGGACCAAAACTTGAATTGCGGTTCGAATCCTACAATACGTTCAATCACACCCAGTTCCAGGGGATTGACGCGAACTCGTCGGATGGGAACTTCGGGCAAGTCACCTCGTCCTACGACGCTCGGCGCCTGCAACTTGGGGCGAAATTCTTCTTCTAG
- a CDS encoding fucose isomerase: MAVTKDIIKEVVLITSGDLRQSANLACWPAQEEMERELTRSLEQEGVRVKRAFPVDLLKGHGFISSQRMGMDIFADIDPKANLIFATAAWQYTHHVLPGLRSHRGPILTIANWSGKWPGLVGLLNLNGSLVKAGVKFSSLWSEDFKDKFFLNGLRAWIRDKEVVHDTSHVRDLDAGQLPSDAKNLGTDLAASLKRRKAILGVFDEGCMGMYNAIIDDELLNPTGVFKERLSQSALVARMRTVQDEEAADIRHWLDKRGLRFVTGPDETSDLTDKQILEQCKMYIAAVRIAHEFGCDAIGIQYQQGLKDMAPASDLVEGLLNNVERPPVYDVQPGKELYPGQPVPHFNEVDEGAGLDALVTNLCWNALQLDPATTLHDVRWGEHFTGNGIDDFVWVLQISGAAPASHFVGGYKGASSERQPPMYFPLGGGTLKGIGKAGEIVWSRVFVEGGSLHVDIGRGSVVELPAEETARRWRSTTSQWPLVSAIFHGITRDAFMARHRANHVSIAYAPNVAVASKALAVKSAMFHEMGVKVHLCGEIHF, translated from the coding sequence ATGGCTGTAACGAAGGACATAATCAAAGAAGTGGTGCTCATTACGAGCGGCGACCTGCGGCAGTCCGCAAATCTGGCTTGTTGGCCTGCACAAGAAGAGATGGAACGCGAACTGACGCGAAGTCTCGAGCAGGAAGGGGTGCGCGTAAAGCGTGCTTTTCCTGTCGATCTCCTCAAAGGACACGGATTCATTTCCAGCCAGCGAATGGGCATGGATATTTTTGCTGACATTGATCCGAAGGCGAATCTGATATTCGCCACGGCCGCCTGGCAGTATACGCATCATGTGTTGCCTGGATTACGCAGTCATCGTGGACCGATTCTTACAATTGCTAACTGGTCGGGGAAGTGGCCGGGCTTAGTTGGATTGTTGAATCTCAACGGTTCACTGGTGAAAGCCGGAGTAAAGTTCAGCTCCCTCTGGAGCGAAGACTTCAAAGACAAGTTCTTTCTCAACGGATTGCGAGCGTGGATCAGGGATAAAGAGGTTGTTCACGATACTAGCCATGTACGCGATCTCGATGCCGGGCAACTTCCATCTGACGCGAAAAATCTCGGGACAGATCTGGCAGCTTCACTGAAGAGACGAAAGGCGATTTTAGGAGTGTTTGATGAAGGCTGCATGGGTATGTACAACGCGATCATTGATGACGAGTTGTTGAACCCAACCGGAGTTTTCAAAGAGCGTCTCAGCCAGTCGGCGCTTGTGGCGCGGATGCGTACTGTTCAAGACGAGGAAGCGGCCGACATCCGGCATTGGCTGGACAAAAGAGGACTGCGATTTGTTACCGGTCCTGACGAGACGAGTGATCTTACGGACAAGCAGATCCTCGAGCAGTGCAAAATGTATATCGCCGCAGTTCGCATCGCGCATGAGTTCGGCTGCGATGCGATTGGCATTCAATACCAGCAGGGGTTGAAGGACATGGCGCCTGCTTCAGACCTGGTGGAAGGGCTGCTGAACAATGTAGAGCGTCCGCCTGTTTATGATGTGCAGCCGGGCAAGGAACTTTATCCGGGGCAGCCGGTACCGCATTTCAATGAAGTGGACGAGGGAGCGGGGCTCGACGCACTGGTGACGAATTTGTGCTGGAATGCGCTTCAGCTTGATCCGGCTACGACACTCCATGATGTTCGCTGGGGTGAGCACTTCACGGGCAATGGCATTGATGATTTCGTCTGGGTGCTGCAGATATCAGGGGCGGCTCCTGCAAGCCATTTTGTTGGTGGATATAAAGGAGCATCGAGCGAACGTCAGCCACCCATGTATTTTCCGCTGGGCGGGGGCACGCTGAAAGGCATCGGCAAGGCTGGGGAAATTGTCTGGAGCCGGGTGTTTGTCGAAGGGGGATCTCTTCACGTTGATATTGGCAGAGGTTCGGTGGTGGAGTTGCCTGCTGAGGAGACGGCTCGCCGATGGAGAAGCACCACTAGTCAATGGCCGCTGGTCAGCGCTATTTTTCATGGCATTACGCGAGACGCCTTCATGGCGCGGCATCGGGCGAACCATGTGAGCATCGCCTACGCGCCAAATGTTGCTGTGGCGAGCAAGGCTCTCGCGGTCAAGTCCGCGATGTTTCATGAGATGGGAGTGAAGGTTCACCTGTGTGGCGAAATCCACTTCTAA